Proteins encoded in a region of the Pirellulales bacterium genome:
- a CDS encoding DUF1559 domain-containing protein, with translation MIGSKLASRCRANRGLSTRGFSLVEILVVIAIIGALTALLLPAVQQARESARRAACGDNLRQIGIALANYHDSLAAYPPGCTDRNVQQLAWSLYVLPYLEQQNIRSQFNTSYRYDSPVNAPATSQVIAVYLCPSTSRLTNDRDGNFTGSLPLTPGAMRACSDYGGMFGNGLLPLSLYANGVMLYDRSIRQSEIVDGLSHTIIIAEDTGRGSLTGGEWANGENIFDSTKSVNIFQDNEIWSDHVGAAQVLMCDGSAHFLDASIDFKVLGPLCTRANGDADYLIE, from the coding sequence ATGATCGGGTCGAAGCTTGCCAGCCGTTGCCGGGCAAATCGCGGATTGTCGACCCGTGGCTTCAGCCTGGTCGAAATCCTGGTCGTGATCGCCATCATCGGCGCGCTGACGGCGCTGCTCCTGCCGGCGGTGCAGCAGGCGCGGGAATCGGCCCGCCGCGCGGCCTGTGGCGACAATCTGCGGCAGATCGGCATCGCGCTCGCGAACTATCACGATAGCCTGGCCGCGTACCCGCCGGGCTGCACCGATCGTAATGTCCAGCAACTCGCCTGGTCGCTATACGTTCTCCCGTATCTCGAACAGCAGAACATTCGCAGCCAGTTCAATACGTCGTACCGCTACGACAGTCCGGTGAACGCACCGGCCACGAGTCAGGTGATCGCGGTTTATCTCTGCCCGTCGACCAGCCGGCTGACCAATGACCGCGACGGCAATTTCACCGGCAGCTTGCCTCTCACGCCGGGCGCCATGCGCGCCTGCAGCGATTATGGCGGAATGTTTGGTAACGGGCTGCTGCCGCTTTCGCTCTATGCCAACGGCGTGATGCTTTACGACCGCAGCATTCGCCAATCAGAAATTGTCGATGGCCTGAGTCACACCATCATCATCGCCGAGGACACGGGCCGGGGCAGCTTGACGGGTGGCGAATGGGCCAATGGCGAAAACATTTTCGATTCGACCAAGAGCGTGAACATTTTCCAGGACAACGAAATCTGGTCTGACCACGTCGGCGCCGCCCAGGTGCTGATGTGCGATGGCAGCGCCCATTTCCTTGATGCTTCGATTGATTTCAAGGTCCTGGGGCCTCTCTGTACCCGCGCGAATGGCGATGCTGATTACTTGATTGAATAG
- the glmS gene encoding glutamine--fructose-6-phosphate transaminase (isomerizing), whose product MCGIVGYVGFRNASEFLVQGLRRLEYRGYDSSGVVTITPSGEFALAKAAGRLDRLVNILADEPADGQIGIGHTRWATHGAATDANAHPHYGGRHDLAIVHNGVIENYRALKEYLLSAGYEFHSATDTEVVAHLVADCLAKELAHHGHNGSGSAADRHEPLIAAVSGALAKLQGTYGLAIIFRDYPDVIIAARQGSPLVVGVGEDEHFVASDASPLVGYTDKIVYLAEHEIAVVTADSLRVIHRDQGEVHHSVQTLELQSGDVDMGNYEHFMLKEIFEQPETLRNAMRGRLSVDEATAHFGGLNLSPQQLRSVNRIILTACGTSWHSALVGEYLIEEFARLPVEVEYASELRYRNPPIDNNTLVFAITQSGETADTLAALREMKRQGHPTLAICNVVGSSIAQEADGGIYLHAGPEIGVASTKAFTSQVAVLTMLALYFGRLRHLSFSQGMKVIERLQELPEKVRQVLNENDRIRRIAEKYYQCGNFLYLGRQFNFPAALEGALKLKEISYIHAEGYPAAEMKHGPIALIDENTPSVFLIPHGVVYDKVIANMEEIKARGGPVIAITCEAGAQAAELADDVIQIPTVEDFLQPIVSAIPMQLLAYHIAVLRGCDVDKPRNLAKSVTVE is encoded by the coding sequence ATGTGCGGCATCGTCGGCTACGTAGGCTTTCGCAACGCCAGTGAGTTCCTCGTCCAAGGGCTGCGCCGCCTGGAATATCGCGGCTACGACAGCTCGGGCGTTGTTACGATCACGCCGTCGGGCGAGTTTGCGCTGGCCAAGGCCGCCGGGCGACTCGACCGCCTGGTGAACATTCTGGCCGACGAGCCCGCCGACGGGCAAATCGGCATCGGGCACACGCGTTGGGCCACGCACGGCGCGGCGACCGACGCCAACGCTCATCCGCACTATGGCGGCCGGCACGATTTGGCGATCGTACACAATGGTGTCATCGAGAATTACCGCGCCCTCAAAGAGTATCTATTGAGCGCGGGTTACGAGTTCCACTCCGCCACAGATACCGAGGTCGTCGCCCATCTTGTGGCCGACTGTCTGGCCAAGGAATTGGCGCATCATGGGCATAACGGCAGTGGCAGCGCTGCGGATCGGCACGAACCCCTGATCGCCGCCGTCAGCGGCGCGCTCGCGAAGCTTCAGGGGACGTACGGGCTGGCGATCATCTTCCGTGACTATCCCGATGTGATCATCGCCGCCCGGCAAGGCAGCCCCTTGGTGGTCGGCGTGGGCGAGGACGAACATTTTGTCGCCAGCGACGCTTCGCCGCTGGTGGGCTACACGGACAAGATCGTCTACCTGGCCGAGCATGAGATTGCGGTCGTCACGGCCGACAGCCTGCGCGTCATTCACCGCGATCAGGGCGAAGTGCATCACAGCGTACAGACGCTAGAGTTGCAGTCCGGCGATGTCGACATGGGGAACTACGAGCATTTCATGCTCAAGGAGATTTTCGAGCAGCCCGAGACGTTGCGCAACGCGATGCGCGGCCGCTTGTCGGTGGACGAGGCCACGGCGCATTTCGGCGGCTTGAACCTGTCGCCGCAGCAGTTGCGCAGCGTGAATCGCATCATTCTCACGGCCTGCGGCACAAGCTGGCATTCGGCCCTGGTCGGCGAATACTTGATTGAAGAATTTGCCCGGCTGCCCGTGGAAGTGGAATACGCGAGCGAATTGCGTTACCGCAATCCGCCGATCGACAATAACACGCTGGTGTTTGCCATCACGCAAAGCGGCGAAACCGCCGACACCCTGGCGGCCTTGCGGGAAATGAAGCGGCAGGGGCATCCGACCCTGGCCATCTGCAACGTCGTTGGCTCGAGCATCGCGCAAGAGGCCGACGGCGGAATCTATCTGCACGCCGGTCCGGAAATTGGCGTGGCCTCGACCAAAGCATTCACCTCTCAAGTCGCCGTGCTGACGATGCTGGCTCTGTACTTCGGGCGTCTACGGCACCTGAGCTTTTCCCAGGGGATGAAAGTCATTGAGCGCTTGCAGGAGCTGCCGGAGAAGGTGCGGCAGGTGTTGAATGAGAACGATCGAATTCGCCGCATCGCGGAAAAGTATTACCAGTGCGGCAACTTCCTGTACCTGGGCCGGCAGTTCAATTTCCCGGCGGCACTGGAAGGCGCCTTGAAGCTCAAGGAAATCAGCTACATCCATGCCGAAGGATATCCGGCCGCAGAAATGAAGCACGGCCCGATTGCGTTGATCGACGAGAATACGCCCAGCGTATTCCTCATCCCGCACGGCGTGGTGTACGACAAAGTGATCGCCAACATGGAAGAGATCAAGGCGCGCGGTGGTCCGGTGATCGCCATCACTTGCGAAGCGGGCGCCCAGGCGGCGGAGCTGGCCGACGACGTGATTCAGATTCCCACCGTCGAAGATTTCCTGCAACCCATCGTTTCCGCCATCCCGATGCAACTCTTGGCTTATCACATCGCGGTACTGCGAGGCTGTGACGTCGACAAGCCGCGCAACCTGGCCAAGAGCGTCACGGTGGAATAG
- a CDS encoding LamG-like jellyroll fold domain-containing protein, with protein sequence MSVTSARPTGDVNGDGIVNTQDLALVSANWLQHGNQPLAGDANFDGIVNAQDLALISSQFGRAAGTLAVGTLTPPAAVEGTTYTNVTVSHFLDANPTAKAGDYTALVTLGDGTNVTLNSTPTANGRIIADPGGGFDVQISHVYLKTLANATFTVQVNGPNGQSTSISTNTFSVADAPLTAGKLTPPAAVQNVPIKNATIFHFTDGNPLATADAFTAVVTLGDGHRATLTSTVNQFGRITANPTGGFDVQLSYTYTTTLANQTFGVMVSDGEGMTATASTSSFSVASSQLIGGSLTPPTAVVGTPLHNVVVYHFASTDASATPGKFTAQVTLGDGNTVTLNGTPGSNGQIVANPNGGFDVQLSYTYAAALQDQIFGVLVTSTASESLSDSTNRFSVTTTPIQTTPEIRLDATASSTVTTTPGGALFAAAQSQYMTEPDNTTLDGIFNGAKQLTIEFQARQTTLAINRSFLTKWNYGSNGSIAITTGQHAGEQGEIAVWFADASGKAISIVETHGANLQASVTYDIAVVYNAGQVQIYVNGVPQQTNFDLGNVPTSLAASTGIPLELGRWNGLGNYIDGAMTNLNIWTTARTQSQIQSLHGDTLPYAQMNASQRAGLVQSFALTGGSGPATDAVAGAQMQNPTGVVREQIVTSWKGTGTLPTAFTPSPEGQAPDLLASVPSMNNQPALKFNGINDALKYASTVLPSEDSGDVFIVAQFTGGGDNFEGDTLFSAASDTTAVDYVFFASYNPGTNIVPADAGGGVPLPRLRFRDDSFQTDVRGSQVILQPGVTYVLHFWGMGTGKGYGMTVNGLDVSPLYSGTSAQPAPDFNQVAGSWFGASANLTNLTIGDFERSDGAQGFAAALISEIDVYAGTAAQPVLPLSLSQQIVNGLLAKYGAAAMGNDG encoded by the coding sequence TTGAGCGTCACCTCAGCGCGCCCCACGGGCGACGTCAACGGCGACGGGATCGTCAACACTCAGGATCTGGCGCTGGTCAGCGCGAATTGGTTGCAGCACGGCAACCAACCGCTGGCCGGTGATGCGAATTTCGACGGCATCGTCAACGCGCAAGATCTGGCCCTGATCTCGTCGCAATTCGGCAGGGCCGCGGGCACGCTCGCGGTAGGTACGTTGACGCCACCGGCCGCCGTCGAAGGGACCACGTACACGAACGTTACCGTATCGCATTTCCTGGACGCGAATCCCACGGCAAAGGCCGGCGATTATACGGCGCTCGTTACCCTCGGCGACGGAACGAACGTTACTCTCAACAGCACTCCGACAGCGAATGGTCGCATCATCGCCGATCCAGGCGGTGGATTCGACGTTCAGATATCGCACGTGTATTTGAAGACTTTGGCGAATGCCACGTTCACGGTGCAAGTCAACGGCCCGAACGGCCAGAGCACCAGCATCAGCACGAACACGTTTTCCGTGGCGGATGCCCCGCTTACGGCTGGAAAGTTGACACCGCCGGCGGCTGTTCAAAACGTGCCGATCAAGAATGCCACGATTTTCCATTTCACGGACGGAAACCCGCTGGCGACGGCCGACGCGTTCACGGCGGTCGTCACCTTGGGAGATGGACATCGGGCGACGTTGACCAGCACGGTCAATCAATTCGGCCGCATCACGGCCAACCCCACGGGCGGCTTCGACGTGCAATTGTCGTACACCTATACGACGACGCTCGCGAATCAGACGTTCGGTGTCATGGTTTCGGACGGCGAAGGCATGACCGCCACGGCCAGCACGAGCTCGTTCTCCGTCGCCTCCTCGCAGCTGATCGGAGGAAGTTTAACGCCGCCGACGGCCGTCGTCGGTACGCCATTACACAACGTCGTTGTCTACCACTTCGCGAGCACCGACGCGAGCGCCACGCCGGGCAAGTTCACAGCGCAAGTGACACTCGGAGACGGCAACACGGTAACGCTCAATGGCACGCCCGGTTCCAATGGGCAGATCGTGGCCAATCCGAACGGCGGTTTCGACGTGCAGTTGTCGTACACCTACGCGGCCGCGCTCCAGGATCAGATTTTTGGCGTACTTGTGACGAGTACCGCGAGCGAGAGCCTGAGCGACAGCACGAACCGGTTTTCGGTGACGACGACACCCATCCAAACGACCCCGGAAATTCGGCTCGACGCCACGGCGTCCTCGACCGTTACGACGACCCCGGGGGGCGCGCTGTTCGCTGCGGCACAGAGTCAGTACATGACCGAGCCCGACAACACCACGCTCGACGGCATCTTCAACGGTGCGAAGCAATTGACCATTGAGTTCCAGGCCCGCCAGACGACGCTGGCCATCAACCGCAGTTTCCTCACCAAGTGGAACTACGGCAGTAACGGATCGATCGCGATCACGACCGGCCAACATGCTGGAGAGCAAGGCGAGATCGCTGTGTGGTTTGCCGACGCCAGCGGCAAGGCGATAAGCATCGTCGAGACTCACGGGGCCAACTTGCAAGCCAGCGTCACCTACGATATTGCCGTCGTCTATAACGCCGGGCAGGTGCAGATCTACGTTAATGGCGTGCCGCAGCAGACCAACTTCGACCTGGGTAACGTGCCGACATCGCTGGCAGCTTCGACCGGTATTCCCCTCGAATTGGGTCGTTGGAACGGGTTGGGCAATTACATCGACGGCGCAATGACGAATCTGAACATCTGGACCACGGCCAGGACGCAGTCGCAGATCCAATCGCTCCATGGAGACACACTGCCCTACGCGCAGATGAATGCCAGCCAGCGCGCCGGCCTTGTGCAATCATTCGCTCTCACTGGGGGCAGCGGTCCTGCGACCGACGCCGTGGCCGGCGCGCAAATGCAGAATCCGACGGGCGTGGTGCGCGAGCAGATCGTCACGTCCTGGAAGGGAACGGGGACGCTACCGACGGCCTTCACGCCCAGCCCGGAGGGGCAAGCGCCCGATTTATTGGCGAGCGTGCCCTCGATGAATAACCAGCCGGCGCTCAAATTCAATGGCATCAACGATGCGCTGAAGTACGCCTCGACCGTGCTGCCGAGCGAGGACAGCGGCGACGTGTTTATCGTCGCGCAATTTACCGGCGGCGGCGACAACTTCGAGGGAGACACGCTCTTCTCGGCGGCGTCGGACACGACCGCGGTCGATTACGTGTTCTTTGCTTCCTACAATCCCGGGACGAATATCGTTCCGGCGGACGCCGGCGGTGGCGTGCCCTTACCTCGCCTGCGTTTCCGCGACGATAGTTTTCAGACCGATGTGCGCGGCAGTCAGGTGATACTGCAGCCCGGCGTTACTTACGTTTTGCACTTCTGGGGTATGGGCACTGGCAAAGGCTACGGCATGACGGTCAACGGCCTGGACGTCTCGCCGCTCTATAGTGGCACATCGGCCCAGCCGGCGCCAGATTTCAACCAGGTCGCAGGCAGTTGGTTCGGGGCCTCGGCGAATCTCACGAATCTCACGATCGGCGACTTCGAAAGATCCGATGGAGCGCAAGGCTTCGCGGCCGCGCTCATTTCGGAGATCGACGTCTATGCCGGCACGGCGGCCCAGCCGGTACTGCCGCTGAGCCTCTCGCAGCAGATCGTCAACGGCTTACTCGCCAAGTACGGGGCTGCGGCGATGGGTAATGATGGCTAG